From [Clostridium] symbiosum, a single genomic window includes:
- a CDS encoding MmgE/PrpD family protein yields MTGIAHELAEYIVSLKYEDLPQDTIDMAKKCILDSVGNMCCGRYSNMGKHILRYIDTYSRATRGERKVSLMGGGKASKEDSMMAHTIMARCTDLDDGHRYAMGHPGSVVLPAVLTAGELRNSSGKDIITAIVAGYDIYCRIGSAINPSSYRERGFDATGVCGAAACAAGIGKIYGLDVRQMKNALGLSSTFSGGLIEYQNDGTMGKVLCGCWAVNNGMDAVQLAEQGFTGPEQIFEGDKGFFQAFSNAPDASNVLAGLGRDFKINETYFKQHACMRGLHGAVDALLDIRKKEGITAKNVDRIEIQTTSFVGRLSNPRPDTLIGAQCSIEFVLAVAMAEGHISSDEILLQSMEREDIRHLASRIILKMDKRIDGYVKENPSHWAAVNMIIYTTEGRVFKQWMPLPRGESETPFGWEELEEKFKRLLSDTPFHKHEEAMYGDIRNFEELTGMYKLFAPWETEGSGRKTSA; encoded by the coding sequence ATGACAGGAATTGCACATGAACTGGCAGAGTATATCGTCAGCTTGAAATATGAGGATTTGCCCCAGGATACAATAGATATGGCTAAAAAATGTATTTTAGACAGTGTTGGCAATATGTGCTGTGGTAGATACAGTAATATGGGAAAACACATATTAAGGTATATTGATACCTATTCCAGAGCCACCAGAGGGGAGCGGAAGGTTTCTCTGATGGGGGGCGGAAAAGCGTCGAAGGAAGACTCCATGATGGCACATACAATTATGGCCAGATGTACCGATTTGGACGATGGCCACCGTTATGCCATGGGGCATCCAGGGAGTGTGGTTCTTCCGGCAGTACTGACGGCAGGAGAGCTCAGGAACAGCAGCGGTAAAGACATTATTACTGCAATAGTTGCCGGATATGATATCTACTGCCGGATCGGTTCGGCTATCAATCCGTCATCATATCGTGAGAGGGGATTTGATGCCACGGGGGTCTGCGGTGCAGCTGCCTGTGCTGCTGGAATTGGGAAAATCTATGGATTGGATGTGCGGCAGATGAAAAATGCTTTGGGACTTTCCTCCACGTTTTCAGGAGGGCTGATTGAATATCAGAACGATGGAACAATGGGGAAAGTGCTGTGTGGCTGCTGGGCTGTTAATAATGGTATGGATGCTGTACAGTTGGCGGAACAGGGATTTACCGGACCGGAACAAATATTTGAGGGAGATAAAGGATTTTTTCAGGCATTTTCTAATGCTCCGGATGCTTCAAATGTATTGGCCGGTTTGGGACGGGATTTTAAAATTAACGAAACTTATTTTAAGCAGCATGCCTGCATGAGAGGACTGCACGGAGCGGTGGATGCCCTGTTGGATATCAGAAAAAAAGAGGGGATAACGGCAAAAAATGTCGACAGAATAGAGATACAGACGACTTCATTTGTTGGAAGGCTGTCAAATCCACGGCCGGATACTCTGATTGGCGCACAGTGCAGTATTGAATTTGTTCTGGCTGTGGCAATGGCAGAGGGACACATAAGTAGTGACGAGATACTGCTCCAGTCTATGGAACGGGAAGACATACGTCATCTGGCGTCAAGAATCATCTTAAAAATGGATAAAAGAATAGACGGATACGTTAAAGAGAATCCTAGCCACTGGGCGGCTGTTAACATGATAATTTATACAACAGAAGGAAGAGTGTTCAAACAGTGGATGCCGCTGCCAAGAGGGGAGTCGGAAACTCCTTTTGGCTGGGAGGAGTTGGAAGAAAAATTTAAAAGATTGCTTTCGGATACTCCATTCCACAAGCATGAAGAAGCAATGTACGGGGATATCCGTAATTTCGAAGAGCTGACGGGAATGTATAAATTATTTGCACCCTGGGAGACGGAGGGGAGCGGAAGGAAAACGTCAGCATAA
- a CDS encoding PrpF domain-containing protein has product MCKPNRKIPCVYMRGGTSKAVFFQDKDLPENADERDKVILSAFGSPDRRQIDGMGGANTSTSKVAVIKKSERPGIDVDYDFGQVDVNHPIVGKTMNCGNISSAVGPYAIDEGLVKAVEPMTEVHIFNTNTQKEIVECVPVKDGRAVTEGDFSIDGVPGTAAKVTLKFISPQGAASGKLLPTGNAKDTIEIEGKIYEYSFVDSANPVIFVHPEDFGVKGTEIPSEFNALPECEEICRILELIRGTGAVLLGFAKDLEDARINSQTLPKIAFVTVPHDYVAGSGKNIAAGETDITARLFSVGMKMIDAYMGTGAICTITAANTPGTIVNEIVGRTLGTNRIEHLRIGHPWGIMDTYADLKINEDGSHDVLSGNLDRTARRIMEGYVYIRE; this is encoded by the coding sequence GTGTGCAAACCAAACAGGAAAATTCCGTGTGTTTATATGAGAGGCGGCACCAGTAAAGCAGTGTTCTTCCAGGACAAAGATTTGCCGGAAAATGCCGATGAGCGTGATAAAGTGATTTTGAGTGCATTTGGAAGTCCTGACCGCCGTCAGATTGACGGTATGGGCGGAGCAAATACTTCAACCAGTAAAGTGGCGGTAATCAAAAAAAGTGAACGTCCGGGAATTGATGTTGACTACGATTTCGGGCAGGTGGATGTGAATCATCCAATTGTCGGAAAAACAATGAACTGTGGTAATATTTCATCTGCGGTAGGCCCGTACGCAATAGATGAGGGACTTGTTAAAGCAGTGGAACCGATGACGGAAGTACATATTTTCAATACAAATACCCAAAAAGAAATCGTAGAATGTGTGCCGGTTAAAGACGGCCGAGCCGTGACAGAAGGTGATTTTTCAATTGACGGAGTGCCAGGCACAGCTGCTAAAGTGACATTAAAATTTATCTCACCCCAGGGAGCGGCTTCCGGAAAGCTTCTGCCAACTGGAAATGCCAAAGATACAATTGAAATTGAAGGGAAAATATATGAATATTCCTTTGTTGACTCGGCGAATCCCGTGATTTTTGTCCACCCGGAGGATTTTGGGGTAAAAGGAACAGAAATACCGTCAGAATTTAACGCCCTTCCTGAATGTGAAGAAATCTGCAGGATTCTGGAACTCATACGCGGAACAGGAGCTGTTTTGCTGGGCTTTGCAAAAGATCTGGAAGATGCAAGAATAAACAGCCAGACTCTGCCAAAGATTGCTTTTGTCACGGTCCCCCATGATTATGTTGCAGGAAGTGGAAAAAATATTGCCGCCGGTGAAACGGATATTACGGCACGCCTTTTTTCAGTGGGAATGAAAATGATAGACGCTTATATGGGGACAGGAGCAATCTGTACTATAACGGCTGCCAATACTCCGGGGACTATTGTGAATGAAATTGTCGGACGGACACTGGGAACCAACCGCATTGAGCATCTCCGTATCGGACATCCGTGGGGAATCATGGATACCTATGCTGATTTAAAAATCAATGAGGATGGAAGCCATGATGTTCTAAGCGGTAATCTGGACCGTACGGCGCGCCGCATTATGGAGGGATATGTTTATATCAGAGAATAA
- a CDS encoding MmgE/PrpD family protein, with translation MELTHQFADFLVKTNYGDLPSGVADLARERLLDTIGAMLAGRAGWNYADALIAAMEKIGKGECGIIGENPCLRFPAPRAAMLNATFAHSIELDDGHKFAGVHAGAVVVPTALVMGAKLNATGKEILTAIVLGYEIVYRLAVAQSPQLIDRGFHPTATCDTVGAMAVTGKLMKLDEGRMANGLGMAGLQASGLMEATVSGQQSKCVMVGNAAYNGICCAYVAEQGLPGTTTVFEGRTGLFQAMSKTISPETVTEGLGKDYQISETYNKFYPTCRHSQPAIEAVLNLAVKNHIVPEDVAAVEVGTHRVAYELTGIIYEPKNPGEAKFSIPYGVALALKEHGVAVRHLKEEAYTNQEYLKLAKLVTVRIDDEVNALYPKKRGAQVKIIMKDGTEYGEGCYDLKGSPQNPVGFDELVKKFVTAATGLLKEETIKEVIDRCTRFEQETNPGDFLSLLNW, from the coding sequence ATGGAATTAACACATCAGTTTGCGGATTTTCTTGTAAAGACAAATTACGGAGATCTTCCGTCCGGTGTGGCAGATCTAGCCAGGGAGCGTCTGCTGGACACAATCGGCGCCATGCTGGCGGGCCGCGCAGGATGGAATTATGCGGATGCGCTGATTGCAGCGATGGAAAAGATTGGAAAAGGAGAATGCGGAATTATCGGAGAAAATCCCTGTCTACGTTTTCCTGCCCCACGAGCGGCGATGCTGAACGCTACATTCGCCCATTCAATAGAACTGGATGACGGACATAAATTTGCCGGCGTCCATGCGGGTGCAGTGGTTGTTCCGACGGCTTTGGTCATGGGGGCAAAGCTGAATGCCACGGGAAAAGAAATACTGACCGCAATTGTGCTGGGATATGAGATTGTATATCGGCTTGCGGTTGCACAGAGCCCCCAGCTCATTGACCGGGGATTTCATCCGACGGCAACCTGTGATACGGTAGGCGCGATGGCAGTCACCGGCAAACTGATGAAACTGGACGAAGGGAGGATGGCCAACGGCCTTGGCATGGCGGGTCTTCAGGCTTCCGGCTTGATGGAGGCCACCGTCTCGGGGCAGCAGTCCAAATGTGTGATGGTGGGCAATGCCGCCTACAACGGTATCTGCTGTGCCTATGTGGCGGAACAGGGGCTGCCGGGAACTACAACCGTTTTCGAGGGCAGGACGGGACTGTTCCAGGCGATGAGCAAAACCATCAGCCCGGAGACGGTAACGGAAGGGCTTGGGAAGGATTATCAGATATCGGAGACCTATAATAAATTTTATCCGACCTGCCGTCATTCCCAGCCGGCCATTGAGGCCGTATTGAATCTGGCGGTAAAGAATCATATTGTTCCGGAAGATGTGGCTGCCGTGGAGGTAGGAACCCACAGGGTGGCATATGAGCTGACCGGAATTATTTATGAACCAAAGAATCCGGGCGAGGCAAAGTTCAGCATTCCTTACGGTGTTGCCCTGGCGCTTAAGGAGCATGGCGTTGCCGTCCGCCATCTGAAGGAAGAAGCTTATACAAACCAGGAGTATCTGAAACTGGCAAAGCTGGTGACAGTCCGCATTGATGATGAGGTCAATGCCCTGTACCCCAAAAAACGGGGAGCACAGGTAAAAATCATCATGAAGGACGGGACCGAATACGGGGAAGGGTGCTATGACCTGAAAGGTTCCCCGCAGAACCCGGTCGGATTTGATGAACTGGTTAAAAAGTTTGTCACAGCGGCTACGGGACTTTTGAAGGAAGAGACAATAAAAGAGGTCATTGACCGCTGTACACGGTTTGAACAGGAGACAAACCCGGGTGATTTCCTGTCCCTGCTGAACTGGTAA
- a CDS encoding HD domain-containing protein, translating into MEERIRELFPEIGWIHDGELQDKVVATYIDALKTGGWEPDDMDNIPFTLLIPDCPFSYLDHVRGVTRISRAAMDEFNDIYSKKDAAFTLDHDELIAGALLHDVGKLIEYEKNEDGVTVKSELGKNLRHPFSGTVLALRNGCSSRIGHIIANHAHEGDGTLRSPEGVVINKADFINFEAVKSFLGMK; encoded by the coding sequence ATGGAAGAAAGAATCAGAGAACTGTTCCCTGAAATCGGCTGGATTCACGACGGGGAACTTCAGGACAAGGTGGTCGCAACCTACATAGATGCACTGAAAACCGGAGGCTGGGAACCGGATGATATGGATAACATCCCGTTTACCCTGCTGATACCGGACTGTCCGTTCAGTTATCTGGATCACGTGCGCGGCGTTACCCGGATTTCCAGAGCCGCCATGGACGAATTTAATGATATCTATTCGAAGAAAGACGCCGCTTTCACCCTGGATCACGACGAGTTGATTGCTGGGGCTCTGCTCCATGATGTGGGAAAGCTGATTGAGTATGAAAAAAATGAGGATGGAGTTACGGTAAAATCAGAACTCGGCAAGAACCTGCGCCATCCATTTTCGGGCACGGTGCTGGCACTGCGTAACGGCTGCTCCAGCAGAATCGGCCATATCATAGCAAACCATGCCCACGAGGGGGATGGGACTCTCCGCAGTCCGGAGGGGGTTGTGATTAACAAGGCGGATTTTATCAATTTTGAAGCGGTAAAATCATTTCTCGGCATGAAATAG
- a CDS encoding aconitase/3-isopropylmalate dehydratase large subunit family protein: MGKTAIVKIMERASGHPVEVGDRIWCRIDLASARDFGGANCVLQFEKEMGKDAKVWDPDKIAYTFDLQAPSHSEKVSNNQKIIREFARRQGIRHVFDINHGIGQHVMLEHGLIKPGDVVLGTDSHMNLLGAVGAFATGVGNSDIAASYINGTNWFRVPETMKIEVTGSFQRGVCMRDLLTHIVGDLGASGMDFLAVEFTSETIERATLAERLTLCSMVTEMSGKVPLIMPNGEVLEWLAERAGEEVRERAKLLSADSDAEYCRVLHYDVTDLEPLASCPDAPDNVRPVREVAGTAVDQIHIGSCSNGRFEDLKAAYDVLMAGGGKISPGIRAIITPSTTEVQIRCAKEGMIEKFLEAGIVFTNPTCSLCTAEHYGALPSGDVGCSTTNRNFIGKVGKGSHTYLMSPMSAMATAVRGCITDPREILG; encoded by the coding sequence ATGGGAAAGACAGCAATTGTAAAGATAATGGAGCGGGCATCCGGCCATCCGGTTGAGGTCGGTGACCGCATATGGTGCAGGATTGATTTGGCCTCCGCCCGTGATTTTGGAGGGGCCAACTGCGTACTGCAGTTTGAAAAGGAGATGGGGAAGGACGCAAAAGTATGGGATCCCGATAAGATTGCATATACCTTTGATCTTCAGGCGCCCTCCCATTCGGAGAAGGTTTCCAACAACCAGAAAATCATCCGTGAGTTTGCCAGACGCCAGGGAATCAGGCATGTATTTGATATCAACCACGGCATCGGCCAGCATGTTATGCTGGAGCACGGCCTGATAAAACCGGGAGATGTGGTCCTGGGAACGGACAGCCATATGAACCTTCTGGGAGCAGTCGGCGCATTTGCAACCGGTGTGGGAAATTCCGATATTGCGGCGTCTTATATCAATGGGACAAACTGGTTCCGCGTGCCGGAGACGATGAAAATAGAAGTTACCGGCTCCTTTCAAAGAGGAGTGTGCATGCGGGATCTGCTGACCCACATTGTCGGTGATTTGGGAGCCAGCGGTATGGATTTCCTCGCAGTTGAATTTACCAGTGAGACAATCGAACGCGCTACACTGGCAGAACGGCTGACACTCTGTTCCATGGTCACGGAAATGAGCGGAAAAGTCCCGTTAATTATGCCGAACGGAGAAGTCCTTGAATGGCTGGCAGAGAGGGCAGGGGAGGAGGTAAGAGAGCGTGCGAAGCTGCTCTCAGCCGATTCCGATGCGGAATACTGCAGGGTATTGCACTATGATGTGACGGATCTGGAACCGCTGGCATCCTGTCCGGACGCCCCGGATAATGTCCGTCCCGTGCGCGAAGTTGCAGGCACCGCGGTTGACCAGATTCATATCGGTTCCTGTTCCAACGGCCGCTTTGAAGATTTGAAGGCAGCCTATGACGTGCTGATGGCCGGGGGAGGGAAAATCAGTCCCGGTATCCGTGCGATTATTACCCCGAGCACTACGGAAGTTCAGATACGGTGCGCAAAAGAGGGAATGATTGAAAAATTTCTGGAAGCAGGCATTGTATTTACAAATCCTACCTGTTCCCTGTGCACCGCGGAGCACTACGGAGCCCTGCCGTCCGGTGACGTCGGCTGTTCCACAACCAACAGGAACTTTATCGGCAAAGTGGGGAAGGGAAGCCATACCTATCTGATGAGCCCGATGTCGGCCATGGCGACGGCGGTCAGAGGCTGTATCACCGACCCGAGGGAGATTCTCGGATAA
- a CDS encoding 3-isopropylmalate dehydratase, which translates to MSIFKGRAWVFGDDVDTDLIYHNKYLAETDPENMPQYAFEYYPGKENFAKEVKPGDIVVAGKNFGCGSSREHAVYCLQYGGVPCVLAETFSRIYYRNAVNNGYLVLFVKGLGAAIKNGEISDKDELEIDTATGTIRDLTNRKEFHGDAVSNLENDIMKAGGLFPYLKYQIKQTEKVGE; encoded by the coding sequence ATGAGCATTTTTAAAGGGAGAGCCTGGGTATTCGGCGATGATGTCGATACCGATTTGATATACCACAATAAATATCTGGCGGAGACGGATCCGGAAAATATGCCCCAGTATGCATTTGAGTATTATCCCGGCAAGGAGAACTTTGCCAAAGAAGTAAAGCCGGGTGACATAGTTGTGGCCGGAAAAAACTTCGGCTGCGGTTCCAGCCGGGAACATGCCGTGTACTGTCTCCAGTACGGAGGTGTTCCCTGTGTCCTGGCGGAGACGTTTTCCAGAATTTATTACCGGAATGCGGTCAATAACGGATATCTGGTTCTCTTTGTCAAAGGTCTTGGGGCAGCGATTAAAAATGGTGAGATATCAGATAAAGATGAACTTGAGATCGACACTGCAACGGGGACGATCCGGGACTTGACGAACCGGAAAGAATTTCACGGTGATGCCGTCAGTAATCTGGAGAATGATATTATGAAGGCGGGCGGACTGTTTCCATATTTGAAATATCAAATAAAACAAACAGAAAAAGTTGGAGAGTAG
- the citD gene encoding citrate lyase acyl carrier protein → MTINKPAVCGTLESSDVQITIRPNEGKGIEIELDSVVKTIFGDEILKTVKEVLEEFGVEDAEVSLVDKGALDCVIRSRMQAVILRASGEKYDWSKEDALWKTA, encoded by the coding sequence ATGACGATTAACAAACCGGCCGTCTGCGGCACGCTGGAATCCAGCGATGTGCAGATTACAATCAGGCCGAATGAAGGAAAAGGAATAGAAATTGAACTGGACAGCGTCGTCAAAACCATTTTTGGTGACGAGATCTTAAAGACGGTGAAAGAGGTCCTGGAGGAGTTTGGGGTGGAGGACGCCGAAGTCAGCCTGGTTGACAAGGGAGCGCTGGACTGCGTGATACGTTCCAGAATGCAGGCCGTGATTCTCCGCGCTTCCGGGGAGAAATACGACTGGTCAAAGGAGGATGCATTATGGAAAACAGCCTGA
- a CDS encoding CoA ester lyase: MENSLTKKSSLKRTSLYASASSPVNMIQAAFYEEDCLVYDLEDSVSAAEKDSARFLVCNALRYHRPKDKYVVVRVNGIYSEYIEEDLEAVVRARPDAIRIPKVEYGREVKSISAKIAEIEKKAGIEEGATRLWCNIESYMGVLNAREIALADPRVEAMALGAEDFTASMGAVRTRTGMEVFYARNAVLLACREAGIDALDIVFSNINDMEGLKEDAALSRNLGFDGKTVIHPKQIEAVNACFAPSEKEVRYAVRVLQTLEEGKQKGKGVITLDGSMLDKPMELRAKATLEKARAAGMNVGGENLD, from the coding sequence ATGGAAAACAGCCTGACAAAGAAAAGCAGCTTAAAAAGGACATCCCTGTATGCCAGCGCATCCAGCCCGGTCAATATGATCCAGGCGGCGTTCTACGAGGAGGACTGCCTCGTTTACGATCTGGAGGACTCCGTATCGGCCGCGGAGAAGGACTCGGCCAGGTTTCTGGTCTGCAATGCCCTGCGATACCACAGACCGAAGGATAAATACGTGGTGGTCCGTGTAAACGGCATCTACTCCGAATACATTGAGGAGGATTTGGAGGCCGTGGTACGGGCGAGGCCGGATGCTATCCGGATTCCCAAGGTGGAATATGGAAGAGAGGTGAAATCCATTTCCGCAAAAATAGCGGAGATTGAAAAAAAGGCGGGAATAGAAGAGGGGGCCACGAGATTGTGGTGCAATATTGAATCCTATATGGGGGTACTGAATGCCAGGGAAATTGCCCTGGCCGACCCGCGTGTGGAGGCAATGGCTCTCGGGGCGGAGGATTTTACTGCCAGTATGGGAGCGGTCAGGACAAGAACCGGCATGGAGGTGTTTTATGCGAGGAATGCCGTTCTTCTGGCATGCCGTGAGGCAGGAATCGACGCCCTTGACATTGTATTTTCCAATATTAACGATATGGAGGGGCTTAAAGAGGATGCCGCCCTGTCACGAAATCTGGGATTCGACGGCAAAACGGTAATCCATCCAAAACAGATTGAGGCGGTCAATGCCTGTTTTGCTCCAAGTGAGAAGGAAGTGCGCTATGCGGTGAGAGTGCTTCAGACTCTGGAAGAAGGAAAGCAGAAGGGAAAGGGTGTCATCACGCTGGACGGCAGCATGCTCGATAAACCGATGGAGCTGCGCGCAAAGGCAACCCTTGAGAAGGCCAGGGCGGCCGGAATGAACGTGGGAGGTGAGAACCTTGATTAA
- the citF gene encoding citrate lyase subunit alpha: MIGDYKVKPYTGIEGGCSSEKPVASARHLATVRPGDRKLQPGLKEAIIASGLKDGMTISFHHSFREGDQIIGQVLTVIKELGIKGLKFAPSAVVNIKNPSIVDFVKDGTIVRIEASGIRGELGDAVLDGVMEEPVILRPHGARPRAIEAGELSVDVAFIGASAADDYGNATGLVGPNACGALGYSFIDAMTAEKVIIVTDNLVEYPCIPISISQEYVDYVVVVDSIGDTAKIGAGAARVTKNPRDLLIAKRAAEVMAASRRFTDGFVFQTGAGAISIACTKYLEEKMEERGVKASMALGGIPAAIVEMHEKGLVRAVACSQSFDAVAAKAIVDYPGIIEIDNSLYANPGRKGCMLNRETFGVLAALEVDTDFNVNILTGCSGEMMGGLGGGPDVAAGAQISIVVLPIVRGRIPSVVKKVFTCCTPGDTVAVVVTEAGIALNPRHKNYQELKEDLEKTNLKLVTIEELRLIAEGMTGTPKPIECTDKITCIVEYRDGTVLDVIREIKRPDDL, from the coding sequence ATGATAGGGGACTACAAAGTCAAACCTTATACCGGGATCGAAGGCGGCTGCTCTTCGGAAAAGCCGGTGGCATCGGCCAGACACCTGGCCACAGTGAGGCCGGGAGACCGGAAGCTGCAGCCGGGCTTAAAAGAGGCAATTATAGCAAGCGGACTGAAAGACGGTATGACGATATCCTTCCATCACAGCTTCCGCGAGGGAGATCAGATTATCGGGCAGGTTTTGACGGTAATTAAAGAGCTGGGTATCAAAGGCCTTAAATTTGCCCCCAGCGCCGTGGTAAATATTAAGAATCCGTCCATCGTGGACTTTGTAAAGGATGGCACAATCGTGCGGATCGAAGCCAGCGGAATCAGGGGCGAACTGGGGGACGCCGTACTGGACGGCGTGATGGAGGAACCGGTGATTCTCCGTCCCCATGGCGCAAGGCCAAGGGCGATTGAGGCGGGCGAACTGTCGGTTGACGTGGCCTTTATCGGAGCCTCGGCGGCCGATGATTACGGCAATGCGACGGGCCTTGTGGGACCGAATGCCTGCGGGGCGCTGGGATACTCCTTTATTGATGCAATGACCGCAGAAAAAGTGATTATTGTTACCGATAACCTGGTGGAATACCCCTGTATCCCGATCAGTATTTCACAGGAATATGTAGATTATGTGGTGGTGGTAGATTCCATCGGAGATACGGCAAAGATAGGTGCCGGGGCGGCCAGAGTGACGAAGAACCCAAGGGATCTTCTGATTGCAAAGAGGGCGGCCGAAGTGATGGCCGCGTCGAGGCGTTTTACCGACGGTTTTGTATTCCAGACGGGAGCCGGAGCCATCAGCATCGCCTGCACGAAATATCTGGAAGAAAAGATGGAGGAGAGAGGCGTAAAGGCCTCCATGGCCCTGGGCGGAATTCCGGCGGCAATCGTGGAGATGCATGAAAAAGGCCTTGTCCGCGCCGTGGCCTGTTCCCAGTCGTTTGACGCCGTGGCCGCAAAAGCAATTGTAGACTATCCAGGCATCATTGAAATTGATAACTCCCTTTATGCCAATCCAGGCAGGAAGGGATGCATGCTGAACCGGGAGACGTTCGGAGTCCTGGCGGCTCTGGAAGTAGATACGGATTTTAACGTCAATATCCTGACCGGCTGCAGCGGAGAGATGATGGGAGGACTCGGCGGCGGGCCCGATGTGGCGGCGGGAGCCCAGATTTCCATTGTGGTGCTGCCGATTGTCAGAGGACGTATCCCGTCGGTCGTGAAAAAGGTGTTTACCTGCTGTACGCCGGGAGATACGGTGGCCGTTGTTGTCACGGAAGCAGGTATTGCCCTGAATCCGAGACATAAAAATTATCAGGAATTGAAGGAAGACCTTGAAAAGACGAATCTGAAGCTGGTTACCATCGAAGAACTCCGGCTTATTGCTGAGGGGATGACGGGAACGCCGAAACCGATCGAGTGCACGGATAAAATCACCTGTATTGTCGAGTACAGGGACGGAACGGTTCTGGATGTAATCCGTGAGATTAAGAGGCCGGATGACTTATAA
- a CDS encoding LysR family transcriptional regulator, giving the protein MELRTLKYFLTVASELNITHAARKLNISQPPLSRQLSQLEEELGVQLFVRGKRKIQLTEEGKYLAQQAEHILNLAEHTAKQLDLMKQETVKGTLLLGVTETCSASVLPAILPDFKTLYPQISYDIWCGNSNDVCRRIKEGIADIGIVRAPLEQQKFETVFLKTETWIAIISKNHPLAGETCVSLERLSQEPLFIPSRQPLQREILNWFSSASESYQIFALYNQLAGIIPLIAQNTGVAICPESVKLYTDDRRLAYLKITEPEPTSHLYMICGRNRLLPAGAKAFWNYVKQAFSGADEPL; this is encoded by the coding sequence ATGGAACTTCGAACTTTAAAATATTTTCTGACCGTTGCCTCCGAACTGAATATTACCCATGCCGCACGCAAGCTCAACATCTCCCAGCCGCCCTTAAGCAGACAGCTGAGCCAGCTGGAGGAAGAACTTGGGGTTCAGCTTTTCGTGCGCGGAAAACGGAAAATCCAGCTGACGGAGGAGGGGAAATACCTGGCACAGCAGGCGGAACACATTCTCAATCTGGCGGAACACACCGCAAAACAGCTGGATCTGATGAAACAGGAAACTGTAAAGGGAACCCTGCTGCTGGGCGTCACCGAGACGTGCAGCGCCAGTGTCCTGCCCGCCATTCTGCCCGATTTTAAGACACTGTACCCGCAAATCAGCTATGATATCTGGTGCGGAAACAGTAATGACGTCTGCCGCCGCATCAAGGAGGGCATTGCCGATATCGGAATCGTGCGTGCGCCGCTGGAACAGCAGAAATTTGAAACCGTCTTTCTGAAGACTGAAACGTGGATTGCCATTATCAGCAAAAATCATCCATTGGCCGGTGAGACATGCGTCTCCCTGGAACGGCTCAGCCAGGAACCGCTGTTCATTCCCTCCCGTCAGCCGCTTCAGCGTGAAATACTGAACTGGTTCAGCTCCGCCTCGGAAAGTTACCAGATATTCGCGCTTTATAACCAGCTCGCTGGAATCATCCCTCTGATCGCTCAGAATACAGGGGTTGCCATCTGCCCGGAATCCGTCAAACTCTATACGGATGACCGGAGGCTGGCTTATTTAAAAATCACCGAACCGGAGCCAACCTCCCATCTCTATATGATTTGCGGACGTAACCGACTGCTCCCGGCCGGAGCCAAAGCGTTCTGGAATTATGTGAAACAGGCATTCTCCGGGGCGGATGAACCATTATAA
- a CDS encoding YoaK family protein yields the protein MDTTLHYIMSYIGGFLGVYTILLRGGNFGSAQTGNMIYLVTGWFGGSFQEIVIRVIALMIFIASMIAAYLLPKYVKGDIRRICIWVEITGVVLAGFLPAEMNNVVALYPIFAVSAFQWGVFSGARGYNSATTFSTNNLKQMVLALTDYFRTKEAKEKEKAIFYASTLLSFQIGVLGGFIAVSKWQIAGIWSCLLPLGAALALIELNSARVRVLKKKMAG from the coding sequence ATGGATACGACACTGCATTATATTATGTCTTATATAGGAGGCTTTTTAGGCGTCTATACAATATTATTACGAGGTGGAAACTTCGGTTCCGCCCAGACCGGTAACATGATTTATCTGGTTACGGGCTGGTTTGGCGGAAGTTTTCAGGAGATAGTGATACGCGTGATCGCCCTGATGATTTTCATTGCGTCAATGATTGCCGCATATCTGCTGCCAAAGTATGTAAAGGGTGACATCAGAAGAATTTGTATCTGGGTTGAAATTACGGGGGTTGTCCTGGCGGGATTTCTGCCGGCTGAGATGAATAACGTGGTTGCCCTGTACCCGATTTTCGCGGTTTCGGCATTCCAGTGGGGAGTCTTCAGCGGAGCGAGGGGATACAACAGCGCCACTACATTTTCAACTAACAATCTGAAACAGATGGTACTGGCCCTCACGGACTATTTCAGGACAAAAGAAGCGAAGGAAAAAGAAAAAGCGATATTTTATGCGTCTACGCTTCTTTCCTTCCAAATCGGCGTGCTGGGCGGCTTTATTGCAGTCAGTAAGTGGCAGATCGCCGGCATCTGGTCCTGTCTGCTCCCCCTTGGCGCAGCTTTGGCCCTGATAGAACTGAACAGCGCCAGGGTCCGTGTACTTAAGAAAAAGATGGCGGGCTGA